CGTAATCATCCGCCAGTGGACCATCAGCAAGAAATTCGATCCAACCGCAAGAATCCACTACAATCAAAACCGTTCCTCCTCATCCCGCTCTATTTTTGTATTCATTCCACGTAGAAAACCGCGCATTTCAGAAAGAGGCATGTTTGGAATCAGCTTGATGCCGTCATTTTCTACTATAAGTTGCAGCTTCTGGCCTTTCTTAATACTCAAAGACTTGCGGACCTCAGCGGGAATAACAATCTGGTACTTACTGGATACTACTACTTCAGCCATGTTCTGCGCCTCCATTTACTATAATAATATCGATAACATAAATGTATACCACCGGGATTGGTATGTCAACAAATATTCAACCCTCATGCAGCAAGTAGCCTGCTCGGGAGCGGACATAGGCTAAACAGGTAGCCCTGCATCGTTTTTCTTAATTTAAGCAAATGGGTTTTGTGCCTTTATTCCTTCATAAAGTTGGCCACTATTAAGATCTTCAGTCAGAAGCACAACACAGCCAAGTTTTTTTGCGCT
This sequence is a window from Desulfotomaculum sp.. Protein-coding genes within it:
- a CDS encoding AbrB family transcriptional regulator, with amino-acid sequence MAEVVVSSKYQIVIPAEVRKSLSIKKGQKLQLIVENDGIKLIPNMPLSEMRGFLRGMNTKIERDEEERF